The proteins below are encoded in one region of Ereboglobus luteus:
- a CDS encoding family 43 glycosylhydrolase: MHTTHSTPSLPIRPNTRRIFPLIAVCIALLTAAHASAQRTFTNPIAVGADPWVVFHKGHYYWCLSQSAKGVAIAKSDTLTSVGKRQTVWKAPKSGPHSHGIWAPELHLLDGRWYIYVAADNGENATHRMIVLESETDDPLSKYTFKGELYTGDNIAKNKDTVPVSRNISGSPGRFTLPQINRLVFPRAHRVVARKLEPQSRVAGMDMRAAVYRGARIAQRIHALSKNPFQHINGLQARDLWK, from the coding sequence TTGCACACAACGCATTCCACACCTTCCCTGCCAATCAGGCCAAACACCCGGCGCATTTTTCCGCTCATAGCAGTTTGCATCGCGCTGCTCACAGCCGCGCACGCCTCCGCGCAACGCACTTTCACAAACCCGATCGCCGTCGGCGCGGACCCGTGGGTCGTGTTTCACAAGGGCCATTATTACTGGTGCCTCTCGCAAAGCGCCAAGGGCGTTGCCATCGCCAAATCCGACACGCTCACCTCCGTGGGCAAACGCCAGACTGTCTGGAAAGCGCCCAAAAGCGGCCCGCACTCGCACGGGATTTGGGCACCCGAACTCCATCTGCTCGACGGCCGCTGGTATATTTACGTCGCCGCCGACAACGGTGAAAACGCCACCCATCGCATGATCGTCCTCGAATCCGAAACCGACGATCCCCTCAGCAAATATACATTCAAGGGCGAGCTCTACACGGGCGACAACATCGCCAAAAACAAAGACACCGTCCCGGTGAGCCGCAACATCTCCGGCTCACCGGGACGGTTCACCCTACCTCAAATAAATCGACTCGTTTTTCCCCGCGCTCACCGCGTGGTTGCTCGCAAACTCGAGCCGCAGAGCCGTGTTGCAGGGATGGACATGCGAGCGGCGGTTTATCGTGGTGCGCGAATCGCGCAACGCATACACGCACTTTCAAAAAATCCGTTTCAACATATCAACGGCTTGCAGGCGCGCGACCTTTGGAAATAG
- a CDS encoding carboxylesterase family protein, whose amino-acid sequence MKSLRILLAVLFCAQAAIAAPAKPPPNPPATFENVPYGKDKRQVLDFWKAPSSSGKPTPVVFYIHGGGWVRGNKKQVPNVKKYLNAGISVVSIHYRFTQQAQRAGVKPPIEWPLSDIARALQFVRSKADKWNIDKQRIAASGHSAGACSSLWLAFHADMADPKSSDAIARESTRLWCAAVGSAQTSLDPQQMKKWTPNSRYGGHAFGFMDPNNLKTRDNYFDDFLSNREKILPWIKEYSPYELASSDAPPIYLYYKTRPSMGKPQKDPTHTANFGVKLQEKLNALRVPCEFVYPGAPNVKHASIEEYLIETLKKPM is encoded by the coding sequence ATGAAATCCCTCCGCATCCTCCTCGCAGTCCTGTTCTGCGCTCAAGCGGCTATCGCCGCTCCAGCCAAGCCACCGCCAAATCCACCTGCCACGTTTGAAAACGTCCCCTACGGCAAGGACAAGCGGCAAGTGCTGGACTTTTGGAAAGCACCCTCGTCTTCCGGTAAGCCGACACCAGTTGTTTTTTATATACACGGTGGAGGCTGGGTGCGCGGCAACAAAAAGCAGGTTCCCAATGTCAAAAAATATCTTAATGCGGGCATCTCCGTTGTCTCGATCCACTACCGCTTTACGCAGCAGGCACAACGCGCCGGCGTGAAGCCTCCCATCGAATGGCCTCTGAGCGACATCGCCCGCGCGCTGCAATTCGTGCGTTCGAAAGCCGACAAATGGAATATCGACAAACAACGCATCGCCGCCTCGGGCCACTCAGCCGGCGCATGCTCAAGTCTCTGGCTCGCCTTCCACGCCGACATGGCCGACCCGAAAAGCAGCGACGCGATAGCTCGCGAGTCCACGCGCCTCTGGTGCGCCGCCGTGGGCAGTGCCCAAACATCACTTGATCCGCAGCAGATGAAAAAATGGACGCCCAACAGCCGCTACGGTGGTCACGCTTTTGGCTTCATGGATCCGAACAACCTGAAAACACGCGACAATTATTTCGACGACTTTCTCTCCAACCGCGAAAAAATCCTGCCGTGGATAAAAGAGTATTCGCCCTATGAACTCGCGAGCTCCGACGCCCCGCCGATCTATCTCTATTACAAAACCCGTCCCTCGATGGGCAAACCCCAGAAAGACCCGACTCACACAGCAAACTTCGGGGTGAAATTACAGGAAAAACTCAATGCACTCCGCGTGCCATGCGAATTCGTCTATCCCGGCGCACCAAACGTGAAGCATGCCAGCATTGAAGAGTATTTAATCGAAACACTGAAAAAACCAATGTAA
- a CDS encoding glycoside hydrolase family 43 protein gives MTLFSCRAFCLIAVCIALLTAAHASAQRTFTNPIAVGADPWVVFHKGHYYWCLSQSAKGVAIAKSDTLTSVGKRQTVWKAPKSGPHSHEIWAPELHLLDGRWYIYVAADNGENATHRMIVLESETDDPLSKYTFKGELYTGDNIAKNKKSHWAIDGTVLTHKDKRYFIWSGWSSKSDEQYLYIAPMSNPWTVSGNRVRICKNDTYLWEFVNESRKKNGLNEAPQVLQHGGRTFLIYSASGSWQRFYKLGLLELTGADPLKPSSWRKHPKPVFAPTDQVFGVGHSCFTTSPDGKQYWHVYHAKRGRADGHSDRSINIQPFTWTADGFPDFGTPVPPGIPVKAPSNNK, from the coding sequence ATGACGTTGTTTTCATGCAGAGCGTTTTGCCTCATAGCAGTTTGCATCGCGCTGCTCACAGCCGCGCACGCCTCCGCGCAACGCACTTTCACAAACCCGATCGCCGTCGGCGCGGACCCGTGGGTTGTGTTTCACAAGGGCCATTATTACTGGTGCCTCTCGCAAAGCGCCAAGGGCGTTGCCATCGCCAAATCCGACACGCTCACCTCCGTGGGCAAACGCCAGACTGTCTGGAAAGCGCCAAAAAGTGGCCCGCACTCGCACGAGATTTGGGCGCCCGAGCTCCATCTGCTCGACGGCCGCTGGTATATTTACGTCGCCGCCGACAACGGTGAAAACGCCACCCACCGCATGATCGTCCTCGAATCCGAAACCGACGATCCCCTCAGCAAATATACATTCAAGGGCGAGCTCTACACGGGCGACAACATCGCCAAAAACAAAAAGAGCCACTGGGCAATCGACGGCACGGTGCTCACGCACAAGGACAAACGCTATTTTATCTGGTCGGGCTGGAGCAGCAAAAGCGACGAGCAATATCTCTACATTGCGCCCATGAGCAATCCATGGACCGTCTCCGGAAACCGCGTTCGCATCTGCAAAAATGACACCTACCTCTGGGAATTCGTCAACGAAAGCCGCAAAAAAAACGGCCTCAACGAAGCGCCGCAAGTCCTCCAGCACGGCGGCCGCACATTCCTCATCTACTCCGCCAGCGGATCCTGGCAGCGCTTCTACAAACTCGGTCTCCTCGAGCTAACCGGCGCCGATCCGCTCAAACCCTCCTCATGGCGCAAGCACCCCAAGCCCGTTTTCGCGCCCACCGACCAAGTCTTCGGCGTCGGCCACAGCTGCTTCACCACCTCGCCCGACGGCAAGCAATACTGGCACGTTTACCACGCCAAGCGCGGCCGCGCCGACGGACACAGCGACCGCAGCATCAACATCCAACCCTTCACATGGACCGCCGACGGCTTCCCCGATTTCGGCACTCCCGTCCCGCCCGGCATCCCCGTCAAGGCGCCCTCAAACAATAAATGA
- a CDS encoding glycoside hydrolase family 43 protein: MSAIKRFSLLIALCALLLASVRASASPPESFANPIATGADPWVVRHEGSYYWCRSENDTGVAICKSDSLTTLGTRHVVWRAPEHGPHSKEIWAPELHFLDDRWYVYVAASDGRNAAHRMIVLESETSDPLSKYTFKNELYTGDNIDTKTSNRWAIDGTVLEHKGKRYFIWSGWADERDIQWLYIAPMSNPWTISGNRVRLCANDDYIWERVGESISERGLNEAPQILQRNGRTFIIYSASGAWKTTYKLGLLELAGDDPLAPGAWRKHPDPVFAPTEKTYGVGHASFVKSADGRENWIVYHTKLSREDGWHRGICAQPFTWTDDGLPDFGAPVPRGRPIPAPSNTPAASLLTSN, encoded by the coding sequence ATGTCCGCCATCAAACGATTTTCCCTGTTAATCGCGCTCTGCGCGCTGCTCCTTGCAAGCGTCCGCGCATCCGCGTCCCCTCCGGAAAGTTTTGCCAATCCCATCGCCACGGGAGCCGACCCTTGGGTCGTGCGGCACGAAGGTTCCTACTACTGGTGCCGGTCTGAAAACGACACCGGCGTCGCCATCTGCAAATCCGACTCGCTCACGACACTCGGCACGCGGCATGTGGTCTGGCGCGCTCCCGAACACGGCCCCCACTCGAAGGAAATCTGGGCGCCCGAACTCCACTTCCTCGACGACCGCTGGTATGTCTACGTCGCCGCCTCCGACGGCCGCAACGCCGCCCACCGCATGATCGTCCTCGAATCCGAAACCTCGGACCCGCTCAGCAAATACACTTTCAAAAACGAACTCTACACAGGCGACAATATCGACACCAAAACATCGAACCGCTGGGCAATCGACGGCACCGTCCTCGAGCACAAGGGCAAACGCTACTTCATCTGGTCGGGCTGGGCGGACGAGCGCGACATCCAATGGCTCTACATAGCGCCGATGAGCAACCCGTGGACGATCTCCGGCAACCGCGTGCGCCTCTGCGCCAACGACGATTACATCTGGGAGCGCGTCGGCGAATCCATATCCGAGCGCGGCCTCAACGAGGCCCCGCAAATCCTTCAACGCAACGGGCGCACCTTCATCATCTACTCCGCCAGCGGGGCATGGAAAACGACCTACAAACTCGGCCTCCTCGAACTCGCCGGCGACGACCCGCTCGCTCCCGGCGCATGGCGCAAACACCCCGACCCCGTCTTCGCGCCCACGGAAAAAACCTACGGCGTCGGACACGCCTCCTTTGTCAAATCCGCCGACGGCAGGGAAAACTGGATCGTATATCACACCAAGCTCAGCCGCGAAGACGGCTGGCACCGCGGCATCTGCGCGCAACCATTCACATGGACCGACGACGGCCTCCCCGATTTTGGCGCGCCCGTTCCCCGCGGCCGTCCCATCCCGGCGCCCTCCAACACGCCCGCGGCATCACTGCTCACTTCAAATTAA
- a CDS encoding sialate O-acetylesterase encodes MKTPTLLALIAALALAPITPTFAQEANAAELPPDTSLDLFLLIGQSNMAGRGSLTEQDKTAPARVWTLDKDKNWVPAIDPLHFDKPIAGVGLGRTFGIVVSEAQPGVHVGLIPCAVGGTSVNRWKKGGEHYNNAIDRARAAMKHGKLKAILWHQGEGDRAKTSSTVYQQRLRQLIADFRADLKAPDIPFIIGELGRFYKHKTGSSIDDFNEDLRNFAEKERNCICVSSENLAHRGDNVHFNASALRELGRRYAAAYFKLAGITAPAATTASATITTAAPSAPAATAATRSVDLPDGIGSNLALGKTHESSAPNTRGWDSGLTDGIWGSSKGSTYATDASATFPKTVTIDLGKIQRIAHIHTGVPKIGFTKTVEASISEDGEEFKTVGTHDFELGRENRHLYSFEPAEARYVRFTFIENHPKSGKKGYPRAHCFLSEVEVYGPAGSSSK; translated from the coding sequence ATGAAAACACCAACCCTGCTCGCGCTCATCGCAGCGCTCGCACTCGCGCCAATCACGCCAACATTTGCCCAGGAGGCAAACGCCGCAGAACTCCCCCCGGACACATCGCTCGACCTCTTCCTCCTCATCGGCCAGTCCAACATGGCGGGCCGCGGCTCGCTCACGGAGCAGGACAAAACCGCGCCCGCGCGCGTCTGGACGCTCGACAAGGACAAAAACTGGGTGCCCGCAATCGACCCGCTGCACTTCGACAAACCCATCGCGGGCGTCGGCCTCGGGCGCACCTTCGGCATCGTTGTCTCCGAGGCGCAACCTGGCGTCCATGTCGGCCTCATCCCATGCGCCGTCGGCGGCACATCGGTCAACCGGTGGAAAAAAGGCGGCGAACACTACAACAACGCCATCGACCGCGCCCGCGCCGCCATGAAGCACGGCAAGCTCAAGGCCATCCTCTGGCACCAGGGCGAGGGGGACCGCGCAAAAACAAGCTCCACCGTTTACCAACAGCGACTGCGCCAGCTCATCGCCGATTTTCGCGCCGACCTCAAGGCGCCCGACATCCCCTTCATCATCGGCGAACTCGGCCGCTTTTATAAACACAAGACCGGCTCAAGCATTGACGACTTCAACGAAGACCTGCGCAACTTCGCCGAAAAAGAGCGCAACTGCATATGCGTCAGCAGCGAAAACCTCGCGCACCGCGGCGACAACGTCCACTTCAACGCCAGCGCCTTGCGCGAACTCGGACGCCGCTACGCCGCCGCGTATTTCAAGCTCGCGGGCATCACCGCGCCCGCCGCCACCACCGCCTCAGCAACCATCACCACCGCCGCCCCTTCCGCTCCCGCCGCAACCGCCGCGACGCGCTCAGTCGACCTGCCCGACGGCATCGGATCCAACCTCGCGCTCGGGAAAACCCACGAATCCAGCGCCCCCAACACGAGAGGCTGGGACAGTGGCCTGACCGACGGCATTTGGGGCTCGTCGAAAGGCAGCACATACGCCACCGACGCAAGCGCGACATTTCCGAAAACCGTCACCATCGACCTCGGCAAAATACAACGCATCGCACACATCCACACCGGCGTGCCCAAGATCGGTTTTACCAAAACCGTCGAAGCCTCCATCAGCGAGGACGGCGAGGAATTCAAAACCGTCGGAACGCACGACTTCGAGTTGGGCAGGGAAAACCGCCACCTTTATTCCTTCGAGCCCGCCGAAGCGCGTTACGTGCGCTTCACCTTCATCGAAAATCATCCCAAGAGCGGCAAAAAAGGCTACCCGCGAGCCCACTGCTTTTTAAGCGAAGTCGAAGTCTACGGCCCGGCGGGCTCCAGTTCGAAATAA
- the uxuA gene encoding mannonate dehydratase produces MTTNKPHYLEESFRWYGPKDSVSLAHIRQTGATNVFSSLHQIPYGELWHREPIHERKRMIETAGLRWGVVESVPVHEDIKTGRGENLERLFNNYRQTLRNLAAEGIHTVVYNFMPVLDWIRTDMRYVLHDGAECLRFDPVQLAAFDINVLERKDAEKDYTPDQVWSANAWWKSLDATARDNFVQGVIDVFPGCKWGLSVEDIRAMFARHAHLDAPMLRAHLARFLEEVIPTAEEVGVRMAIHPDDPPFPVLGLPRIVTSESDIEAILAMVNSPANGLCYCSGSLSALPANDVVKIARRFGPRIHVAHLRSTQRMSDGSFYEADHLGGSVNMPAVMRALLDEQDRRRAEGRPDDTIAFRPDHGHTMLDDLSKPTGITPGYSCIGRMRGLAELRGLMHGLRHAENPQ; encoded by the coding sequence ATGACAACAAACAAACCGCATTATCTTGAAGAAAGCTTCCGCTGGTATGGGCCGAAGGATTCGGTGTCGCTCGCGCACATCCGCCAGACGGGCGCGACGAATGTCTTTTCCTCGCTGCACCAAATTCCCTACGGCGAACTCTGGCATCGCGAGCCGATCCACGAGCGCAAGCGGATGATCGAAACCGCCGGCCTGCGCTGGGGCGTCGTGGAATCCGTGCCGGTGCACGAGGACATAAAAACGGGGCGTGGTGAAAACCTGGAGCGCCTCTTCAACAACTACCGCCAGACACTGCGGAATCTCGCCGCCGAGGGCATCCACACGGTCGTCTATAACTTCATGCCCGTGCTCGACTGGATTCGCACCGACATGCGCTACGTCCTCCACGACGGCGCGGAGTGCTTGCGTTTCGACCCCGTGCAACTGGCCGCGTTCGACATAAACGTGCTCGAACGCAAGGACGCCGAAAAAGACTACACTCCCGATCAAGTGTGGTCGGCCAACGCGTGGTGGAAATCGCTCGACGCGACTGCGCGCGACAACTTTGTCCAGGGCGTCATCGATGTTTTTCCCGGATGCAAATGGGGACTCTCCGTTGAGGACATCCGCGCGATGTTTGCGCGGCACGCGCACCTCGATGCGCCGATGCTCCGCGCGCACCTCGCCCGCTTCCTCGAGGAAGTGATTCCGACGGCCGAGGAAGTCGGCGTGCGCATGGCAATCCATCCCGACGACCCTCCGTTTCCCGTGCTCGGCCTGCCGCGCATCGTCACCTCCGAATCCGACATCGAGGCGATTTTGGCCATGGTCAACAGCCCTGCGAACGGACTGTGTTATTGCAGCGGTTCCCTGAGCGCGCTTCCGGCGAACGACGTTGTCAAGATTGCCCGGCGTTTCGGCCCGCGCATCCACGTCGCGCACCTGCGCAGCACGCAACGCATGTCGGACGGCTCGTTTTACGAAGCCGATCACCTCGGTGGATCCGTGAACATGCCCGCCGTCATGCGCGCGCTTCTCGACGAACAGGACCGCCGCCGCGCCGAGGGCCGCCCCGACGACACCATCGCCTTCCGCCCCGACCACGGCCACACGATGCTCGACGATCTCTCGAAACCAACGGGCATCACGCCCGGCTATTCATGCATCGGCAGAATGCGAGGCCTCGCCGAGTTGCGCGGCCTCATGCACGGCCTGCGTCATGCGGAAAATCCGCAATAA
- a CDS encoding FecR family protein produces MNEQDKIISEASSWAVRVEAGLSGADQDAFLDWFTADPRHAEEYDRQRANWSRLDILADWRPEHSTRPNRDLLAPRRETLWGWLRKHRRMITGASLGLAGAAACAVLLMVGIFQPTATPPLATPGSAVYAAKDAISTIEQTKLDDGTIVELNRGASITVTYTATERHVKLNHGEVNFNVAKDPSRPFIVNIDGVNVRALGTSFNVRRGGDAVEVLVTSGLVRVDANDGEPAAPSGGQPATQEDSLVKAGQLAVVSFAAQSPSMSVRTVESDKIENMIAWHPRLIDIAEQPLASVVAEFNRRNAPIRIVIADPELAQAEISATLRSDQVENFVRLLEGDSRMKVERDGNQVTLHKKRRG; encoded by the coding sequence ATGAACGAACAGGACAAAATAATTTCCGAGGCCTCCAGCTGGGCCGTCCGGGTCGAGGCAGGCCTGAGCGGCGCCGATCAGGATGCCTTTTTGGACTGGTTCACCGCCGATCCGCGCCACGCGGAGGAATACGACCGGCAGCGCGCAAACTGGTCGCGCCTCGACATCCTGGCCGACTGGCGCCCCGAGCACTCAACACGCCCGAATCGCGACCTGCTGGCCCCGCGCCGCGAAACGCTTTGGGGCTGGCTGCGGAAACACCGGCGCATGATCACGGGCGCCTCGCTCGGTCTCGCCGGAGCCGCCGCGTGCGCGGTGCTGCTGATGGTCGGAATATTTCAGCCCACGGCAACTCCGCCCCTCGCGACACCGGGCTCGGCGGTGTATGCGGCCAAGGATGCGATCTCCACAATCGAGCAAACCAAGCTCGACGATGGCACGATCGTCGAATTGAACCGCGGCGCGTCGATCACCGTCACCTACACGGCGACCGAGCGACATGTGAAACTCAATCACGGCGAGGTTAATTTTAACGTGGCGAAAGATCCTTCGCGCCCGTTCATCGTCAACATCGACGGCGTGAATGTGCGCGCGCTCGGCACGAGCTTCAACGTGCGCCGCGGCGGCGACGCTGTGGAGGTGCTCGTCACTTCCGGACTCGTGCGGGTTGACGCCAACGACGGCGAACCCGCCGCCCCGAGCGGCGGCCAACCCGCGACGCAGGAGGACTCGCTTGTAAAAGCCGGACAGCTCGCGGTCGTGTCGTTCGCCGCGCAATCGCCGAGCATGAGCGTGCGCACGGTCGAGTCGGACAAAATCGAAAACATGATCGCGTGGCATCCGCGCCTGATCGACATCGCCGAGCAGCCGCTCGCAAGCGTCGTCGCGGAGTTTAACCGCCGCAACGCGCCCATCCGGATCGTCATTGCCGACCCCGAGCTGGCGCAGGCCGAGATCAGCGCGACACTGAGATCCGACCAGGTTGAAAATTTCGTGCGCCTGCTTGAGGGCGATTCCCGGATGAAAGTCGAGCGCGACGGCAATCAAGTGACGCTCCACAAAAAACGCCGCGGCTGA
- a CDS encoding RNA polymerase sigma factor, with translation MPPQDSESARWFEENLRPHEPMLRAWLKSQFDSGCDIDDIVQESFVRVLDARQSREVRSPKAFLFVTARNLALMRARHCAVAKEDSLAEFDHSGIIDESIDVHHAVARSEELEMLTKAIQSLPDRCRQILTLRKIYGMSQKETAAELGIAEHTVEIQSVLALKKLNAYFRKHTAPRRGL, from the coding sequence ATGCCTCCCCAAGATTCAGAGTCCGCCCGATGGTTTGAGGAAAACCTGCGACCTCACGAACCCATGCTCAGGGCATGGCTGAAAAGCCAGTTCGACAGCGGCTGCGATATCGACGACATCGTGCAGGAGTCGTTCGTGCGCGTGCTCGATGCGCGCCAGTCGCGCGAAGTGCGCTCGCCAAAGGCGTTCCTATTTGTCACCGCGCGCAACCTCGCGCTCATGCGCGCGCGCCATTGCGCCGTGGCCAAGGAAGATTCCTTAGCGGAATTCGATCACTCGGGCATCATAGACGAGAGCATTGATGTTCATCACGCGGTGGCCCGCTCCGAGGAACTGGAAATGCTCACCAAGGCAATCCAATCGCTTCCCGACCGATGCAGACAAATTTTAACACTTCGCAAAATCTACGGCATGTCCCAAAAGGAGACTGCCGCGGAGCTTGGCATCGCCGAGCACACGGTGGAAATCCAATCGGTGCTGGCGCTGAAAAAACTTAACGCATATTTTAGAAAACACACCGCGCCGCGGCGCGGTCTTTGA
- a CDS encoding glycoside hydrolase family 43 protein — protein sequence MNTRRLAPLFFALAIVLLSATGCPRQNAPRASRTATFTNPIGVGADPWVIRHGDHYYWTLTDTDRGVAIWRSDNLTSLGKRHIVWRAPATGPHSKEIWSPELHFLDGRWYIYVAASEGNNASHRMIVLEGPADDPIGEYTFKAELYTGDHIETGELNRWAVDGTILEHEGKRYFVWSGWEDERDISWLYAAPMSNPWTISANRARLCANDDFQWERVGESMQARALNEAPQILQRDGRVFIVYSASGSWQPTYKMGILELTGDDPLERDAWRKHPYPVFSPTASTFGIGHASFVKSPDGKQDWLVYHVKEERKDGWSRLIFAQRFYWTPGGFPDFGKPVARAVPISAPGTPDAR from the coding sequence ATGAACACCCGTCGCCTCGCACCCCTGTTTTTCGCACTGGCGATTGTCCTGCTGTCCGCAACCGGCTGCCCTCGGCAAAACGCGCCGCGCGCCTCGCGCACCGCCACTTTTACAAACCCAATCGGCGTCGGCGCCGACCCGTGGGTGATCAGGCATGGAGACCATTATTACTGGACGCTCACCGACACGGATCGCGGCGTCGCCATCTGGCGATCCGACAACCTCACCTCGCTCGGCAAACGCCACATCGTCTGGCGCGCCCCGGCGACCGGCCCGCACTCGAAGGAAATCTGGTCGCCCGAGCTGCACTTTCTCGACGGACGCTGGTATATTTATGTCGCCGCATCCGAAGGCAACAACGCCAGCCACCGCATGATCGTTCTTGAGGGCCCCGCCGACGATCCGATAGGCGAATACACATTCAAGGCCGAACTCTACACCGGCGACCACATCGAGACCGGCGAGCTGAACCGCTGGGCCGTTGACGGCACGATTCTCGAGCACGAAGGCAAGCGCTACTTCGTGTGGTCGGGCTGGGAGGACGAACGCGACATTTCGTGGCTCTACGCCGCGCCGATGAGCAACCCGTGGACAATCTCCGCCAACCGCGCGCGCCTCTGCGCCAACGACGATTTCCAATGGGAGCGCGTGGGCGAGTCCATGCAAGCCCGCGCCCTCAACGAGGCGCCGCAAATCCTCCAGCGCGACGGCCGCGTGTTCATTGTGTATTCGGCGAGCGGCTCCTGGCAGCCCACGTATAAAATGGGAATACTCGAGCTCACCGGCGACGACCCGCTGGAGCGCGACGCCTGGCGCAAGCACCCCTACCCTGTCTTTTCGCCGACAGCCTCGACCTTTGGGATCGGCCACGCCTCCTTCGTGAAATCGCCCGACGGCAAACAGGACTGGCTCGTTTACCACGTCAAGGAGGAGCGCAAGGACGGCTGGAGTCGCCTCATTTTTGCGCAACGCTTTTATTGGACGCCGGGCGGCTTCCCCGACTTCGGCAAACCCGTCGCGCGCGCCGTCCCCATCTCCGCCCCAGGCACACCCGATGCGAGGTAG